Proteins encoded in a region of the Methanofastidiosum sp. genome:
- a CDS encoding folylpolyglutamate synthase/dihydrofolate synthase family protein — protein sequence MQDDFLEALKLIGSKPGLERLNSKLGLERIKFLLEKSGISWEDIPVVHIAGTNGKGSVVTFISEIFSQSNYKVGSYISPHLIDIYERIKIGDNNISSKDFDRILSELKSYCEEAEKLMDIGSPTFFEVLTAVSIIYFAEKKVDVIVSEVGLGGRLDATNILNGKSVAITNISLDHQEILGHSKEEILIEKAGIIKKGSLVSSCIDLELAPLLENICIEKGATLKLFNRDFKAIEKKISFEGAVFDYRSSDNFFKDVKIRMIGRHQIANAACAINLAESMASHGFELNEDSIRKGLEKSIWPGRFQILRRNPMILVDVAHNTAGAKSLSETYNGLFTDSKTLLLVGISVDKDIDGILNEFSKISKRIVLTTIPPRCANINILEEKARKYFNDINSFDDPLKAFDYCVSNLKKDEKLLITGSIYIAGYILKGRKLLGS from the coding sequence GTGCAAGATGATTTTCTAGAGGCGTTAAAGCTTATTGGGTCTAAACCAGGACTTGAACGATTAAATTCAAAACTTGGGCTCGAAAGAATAAAGTTTCTTCTTGAAAAAAGCGGAATAAGCTGGGAAGATATACCTGTAGTCCACATAGCAGGAACAAACGGCAAAGGCTCAGTTGTTACTTTTATATCTGAAATTTTTTCTCAATCCAACTACAAAGTGGGGTCTTATATATCACCTCATCTGATTGATATATACGAACGGATAAAAATTGGCGATAATAATATTTCCTCAAAAGATTTTGATAGAATCCTTTCTGAATTAAAATCCTATTGTGAAGAAGCAGAAAAATTGATGGACATCGGAAGTCCAACTTTTTTTGAAGTTTTAACTGCCGTTTCTATTATTTATTTTGCCGAGAAAAAAGTTGATGTTATAGTTTCTGAAGTTGGCCTTGGAGGTAGACTCGATGCGACTAATATACTAAACGGTAAATCCGTCGCAATAACAAATATTTCCCTTGATCACCAGGAAATATTAGGCCATAGCAAAGAAGAGATATTAATTGAAAAAGCGGGAATAATAAAAAAAGGATCATTAGTTTCTTCTTGCATTGATTTAGAATTGGCACCGTTGCTAGAAAATATCTGCATAGAAAAAGGCGCTACATTAAAATTATTTAATAGGGATTTCAAAGCAATTGAGAAAAAAATTAGCTTCGAGGGCGCCGTTTTTGATTATCGTTCAAGTGATAATTTCTTCAAAGATGTTAAAATCAGGATGATAGGAAGGCATCAAATAGCAAATGCGGCATGTGCAATTAATTTGGCGGAATCCATGGCTTCACATGGATTTGAACTAAACGAAGATTCAATCAGGAAAGGCCTTGAAAAATCTATTTGGCCAGGGCGCTTCCAAATATTGAGAAGAAATCCAATGATTTTAGTTGACGTCGCACACAATACAGCTGGTGCAAAATCTCTTTCAGAAACTTATAACGGTTTATTTACAGATTCAAAAACACTTTTACTCGTTGGGATATCTGTAGATAAGGATATTGATGGTATTTTGAATGAATTTTCCAAAATTTCAAAAAGAATAGTCTTGACAACAATCCCTCCGAGATGTGCAAATATTAATATTCTTGAAGAAAAAGCAAGGAAGTATTTCAACGATATTAACTCTTTTGACGATCCACTCAAAGCTTTTGATTATTGTGTGTCAAACCTTAAAAAAGATGAAAAATTACTCATCACTGGGTCCATATATATCGCTGGATACATATTGAAAGGAAGGAAATTACTTGGCAGTTGA
- a CDS encoding MFS transporter, translating into MAVENKRLFFGSMLGFYKSFFHGFTMVLFSIYFTTLGISLLPYALLFVIGDGVSFFLKPLIGALSDRIGERYLLLVALTLSSVSAFLISFTNNLLYLALLQVLVAVSLATFLTVVIVFSLRPITQKPERKVSIFGGITGLGWVFGLLLPGLFVDILGLKGAFYSLFLIGASITIIYISFMKEFKFELREKSYPSIQTLKKVLDPLVYKTFDIAVFTAFLIFFVRFAIGKLGMAGSIVSLIVAFESLVFGLSEILIGRYAKIESKRMWIKWGALIHIAGITLLFFSNNIVLFFLSSGLIGLAGAFIDVWCYSFLCEVIEVAKRGTIFSTFSLSQDLSTITGSSLPALASFFAINPFASMLLFPAIILVYSIKRS; encoded by the coding sequence TTGGCAGTTGAAAATAAGAGATTATTTTTTGGCTCAATGTTGGGATTCTATAAATCATTTTTTCATGGGTTCACAATGGTTCTTTTTAGTATATATTTTACCACGCTAGGGATATCTTTACTACCCTACGCATTATTATTTGTTATCGGCGATGGCGTTTCTTTTTTTCTTAAACCGCTAATTGGCGCTCTGTCGGACAGAATAGGGGAGAGGTACTTATTGCTAGTTGCTTTGACACTATCCTCAGTTTCCGCTTTTCTCATTTCCTTTACTAATAATCTTCTGTATCTGGCGCTACTTCAAGTATTAGTTGCAGTTTCTCTTGCCACATTCTTGACCGTTGTGATAGTTTTCTCGCTTAGACCTATAACACAAAAACCTGAGAGGAAAGTTAGTATTTTTGGAGGAATTACTGGATTGGGATGGGTATTTGGTCTTTTGCTTCCAGGATTATTTGTAGATATACTGGGATTAAAAGGAGCTTTCTATTCATTATTTTTAATCGGAGCATCTATAACAATAATTTATATATCCTTCATGAAGGAATTCAAATTTGAATTAAGGGAGAAGAGCTACCCTTCAATTCAAACACTGAAAAAAGTATTAGATCCTTTAGTATACAAGACATTTGACATAGCAGTGTTCACAGCATTTTTGATATTCTTTGTAAGATTTGCCATAGGAAAACTTGGAATGGCTGGGTCTATTGTTTCATTGATAGTTGCATTTGAATCACTTGTTTTTGGTCTTTCTGAAATTCTTATAGGACGTTATGCAAAGATTGAAAGTAAAAGGATGTGGATTAAATGGGGCGCATTAATCCATATAGCCGGGATTACGTTATTGTTTTTTTCCAACAACATTGTCTTATTCTTTTTATCTTCAGGCCTCATTGGATTGGCCGGGGCATTCATTGATGTTTGGTGCTATTCTTTCTTGTGTGAGGTAATAGAAGTTGCAAAAAGAGGGACAATTTTCTCTACATTTTCACTAAGTCAGGACCTTTCTACAATAACTGGTTCAAGTCTTCCAGCTCTTGCATCATTTTTTGCAATAAATCCGTTCGCATCAATGCTACTCTTTCCGGCAATAATTCTTGTTTATTCTATTAAACGCAGTTGA
- a CDS encoding 5-formyltetrahydrofolate cyclo-ligase, protein MLSKSELRARIKEEMANLDYAKKGIMDEKIRKTIYSLEEYCSANTIFTYVSKDKEVDTIDLITHSMILGKAVCVPLTKKEDNSLEIREIEDLRDLKIGNFDILEPNENTKSTNPEEIELLFIPGLAFGGRCERLGRGGGYFDRFLMSTRGLKVGLAYEFQVFDSLPIQKHDIKMDRIITNKRIINCV, encoded by the coding sequence ATGCTTTCTAAGTCTGAGCTAAGAGCCAGAATAAAAGAAGAAATGGCGAACCTAGATTATGCTAAAAAGGGCATTATGGATGAAAAAATAAGAAAGACTATCTATAGTCTCGAGGAATATTGTTCAGCAAACACTATTTTCACTTATGTTTCAAAGGATAAAGAAGTAGATACAATTGATCTGATTACTCATTCAATGATTCTTGGAAAGGCGGTCTGTGTTCCTTTGACGAAAAAAGAGGATAATTCTCTTGAAATACGAGAAATTGAAGACTTGAGGGATCTAAAAATCGGAAACTTCGATATCCTTGAACCAAATGAGAACACTAAAAGTACCAATCCTGAAGAAATAGAATTATTATTTATTCCTGGCCTTGCCTTTGGGGGCAGGTGCGAGAGGCTAGGGAGAGGCGGAGGTTATTTTGACAGATTCTTAATGAGTACTAGAGGACTTAAAGTCGGTCTTGCTTATGAGTTTCAGGTTTTTGATTCATTGCCTATCCAAAAACATGATATCAAAATGGATAGGATTATTACTAACAAACGGATCATCAACTGCGTTTAA
- a CDS encoding formate--tetrahydrofolate ligase, translating to MESDIDIANKAHIWPIEKIAEKAGISEKYLELYGKHKAKIDLLILETNEKNTKGNLILVTAMNPTPYGEGKTLTTIGLGQALCALGKKTIITLREPSMGPVFGVKGGATGGGRSQILPMEDINLHFTGDIHAVQAAHNLLAAMLDTHILMGNELDIDINNIVWPRAIDMNDRALRNIVIGLGGSGNGIPRESKFIITAASEIMSIVCLSKDIVDLKERLSNITIAFDRKGNPINAGKLKVEGALAAILKEALKPNLVQTIEHTPAIIHGGPFANISIGTNSIIATNIALKLADFVIIEAGFGADLGAEKFLNIVSRKGNFSPSAVVLVVTCKAIKYHGGLKDIITYHDEEAFLKGLKNVEKHIDNLKLFGIPVVVSINKFNFDRDQEIEMIKSLCAKKEVPVTLSKMFSEGGNGGIELANIVLELSKQKNNFKPLYELTDDIEKKVEIIAKKIYGAKRVIFETKPKKKIELYKKLGYGNLPVCIAKTQLSLSDDKNLIGVPPPFDLEVTDVELASGAGYIVIICGNITLMPGLSRSPAAVKMDIDDKGNIKGLM from the coding sequence ATGGAAAGTGACATCGACATAGCAAATAAAGCACATATCTGGCCCATAGAAAAAATCGCCGAAAAAGCAGGGATTAGTGAGAAATATCTTGAACTGTATGGAAAGCATAAAGCAAAAATAGATTTGTTAATCCTAGAAACCAATGAAAAAAATACTAAAGGTAATCTAATTTTAGTAACTGCGATGAATCCAACACCGTATGGTGAAGGAAAGACCCTTACCACCATAGGATTGGGCCAAGCTCTATGCGCTCTTGGAAAGAAAACAATAATTACTTTAAGAGAGCCATCGATGGGCCCTGTGTTTGGTGTAAAAGGTGGGGCCACAGGCGGGGGGCGTTCACAAATCCTTCCAATGGAGGATATTAATCTACATTTCACAGGCGATATTCATGCAGTTCAAGCTGCACATAACCTTCTGGCAGCTATGCTCGATACCCATATTTTGATGGGAAATGAACTTGACATTGATATTAATAATATTGTGTGGCCCAGAGCGATTGATATGAATGACAGGGCCCTAAGAAATATCGTGATTGGACTTGGCGGTTCTGGGAATGGTATTCCCCGCGAATCAAAATTTATTATTACTGCAGCATCAGAAATAATGTCAATTGTGTGCCTTTCAAAAGATATAGTGGACCTTAAAGAGAGACTCTCCAACATTACCATTGCGTTTGATAGAAAAGGTAATCCCATAAATGCAGGAAAATTAAAAGTTGAAGGTGCACTGGCAGCGATATTAAAAGAAGCACTTAAACCAAACCTTGTTCAGACAATTGAGCACACACCTGCAATTATACACGGTGGGCCTTTTGCCAATATATCAATTGGTACAAATTCGATAATTGCGACCAATATAGCCCTTAAATTGGCCGATTTTGTCATAATTGAAGCTGGATTCGGTGCAGACTTAGGTGCAGAAAAATTCCTTAACATCGTTTCAAGAAAAGGTAATTTTTCCCCTTCTGCGGTAGTATTAGTCGTCACATGCAAGGCAATAAAGTACCATGGCGGATTAAAGGATATTATTACCTATCACGATGAAGAAGCGTTCTTAAAAGGCCTAAAAAATGTTGAAAAACATATTGACAATCTCAAATTATTTGGAATTCCAGTAGTTGTATCAATTAATAAGTTTAATTTTGACAGAGATCAGGAAATTGAAATGATAAAGTCACTTTGTGCAAAGAAGGAAGTGCCCGTGACTTTATCCAAAATGTTTTCAGAAGGAGGCAATGGTGGAATAGAACTTGCAAATATAGTATTGGAATTGTCAAAGCAAAAGAATAATTTCAAGCCACTTTACGAACTAACCGACGATATTGAAAAAAAGGTAGAGATAATTGCTAAAAAAATCTACGGTGCAAAACGTGTAATATTTGAAACAAAACCCAAGAAAAAGATTGAATTATATAAAAAACTTGGATATGGAAATCTGCCAGTATGCATTGCTAAAACTCAATTGTCTTTATCTGATGACAAGAATCTAATTGGAGTTCCACCTCCTTTTGATCTTGAAGTAACAGATGTTGAACTTGCAAGCGGGGCTGGCTATATTGTAATAATTTGCGGTAATATTACCCTAATGCCTGGTCTTTCAAGATCGCCGGCAGCTGTAAAAATGGATATCGATGACAAAGGAAACATAAAAGGGCTAATGTAG
- a CDS encoding glutamine amidotransferase family protein, protein MNKFPREKDISGCSIFGLINTDGEKVSGSVITEAISVLHDRANGLGGGFSGYGIYPDYPDDYAFHLFFDSVKAKEETEELINKHFLIEYDEKIRTDNSINLPNKPLLWRYFVKNRNILSKDSEREETFKAVMDINNNIEGAYVISSGKNMGVFKGVGYPEDISRFYRLEDYKGYIWTAHGRFPTNTPGWWGGAHPFGLLDWTIVHNGEISSYDTNRRYLEMYGYRCNLVTDTEVITYLFDFLVRKNNLTLSLASKILASPMWVDIDRMEEKKRELLKALRMTYAGALLTGPFSVILGFENGIMGLGDRLKLRPLLVGKNENTVYMSSEECAVRKICPDLDSVYRPKGGEPAIALLDGKYV, encoded by the coding sequence ATGAACAAATTTCCGAGAGAAAAGGATATTTCAGGCTGTTCTATATTCGGATTAATCAATACTGACGGAGAAAAGGTCAGTGGCAGTGTTATCACTGAAGCAATTTCTGTTCTCCATGATAGGGCGAATGGCCTAGGTGGGGGTTTTTCTGGATATGGGATATACCCAGACTATCCAGATGATTATGCATTCCATTTATTTTTTGATTCTGTCAAGGCAAAAGAGGAAACTGAAGAATTAATTAATAAACACTTTCTAATTGAATACGACGAAAAGATTAGAACTGATAATTCTATTAATCTTCCTAATAAGCCATTATTGTGGCGATATTTTGTTAAAAATAGGAATATCTTGTCCAAAGATTCCGAAAGAGAAGAGACTTTCAAGGCTGTAATGGATATCAATAATAACATTGAAGGTGCATATGTAATCTCAAGCGGAAAAAACATGGGGGTATTCAAAGGCGTGGGGTACCCTGAAGACATCAGTAGATTCTATCGTCTTGAAGATTACAAGGGTTATATATGGACCGCGCACGGAAGATTCCCCACTAATACTCCTGGGTGGTGGGGCGGAGCGCACCCTTTTGGATTGCTTGACTGGACTATAGTCCATAACGGTGAAATATCTTCTTATGATACCAACAGAAGGTATCTTGAGATGTACGGTTACAGATGTAATCTTGTAACAGATACTGAAGTAATAACTTATCTTTTTGATTTTTTAGTTAGAAAGAATAATCTTACTCTGTCGCTAGCATCAAAGATTCTTGCAAGCCCAATGTGGGTAGATATAGACAGAATGGAAGAAAAAAAGAGAGAGTTGTTAAAAGCATTGAGAATGACCTATGCCGGGGCACTACTCACAGGACCATTTTCTGTTATTCTAGGATTTGAGAATGGGATAATGGGCCTCGGGGATAGATTAAAACTTAGGCCACTTCTTGTAGGAAAAAATGAGAATACAGTCTACATGTCAAGTGAAGAATGCGCAGTGAGGAAAATTTGTCCGGATCTTGATTCAGTTTACAGGCCAAAAGGTGGAGAGCCTGCAATAGCTTTGTTGGATGGTAAATATGTCTAG